The following are from one region of the Paenibacillus sp. JZ16 genome:
- a CDS encoding HU family DNA-binding protein — translation MNKSDLITQVAESTELSKKDATKAVDAVFDAISEALQSGDKVQLVGFGNFEVRERSARKGRNPQTGEEIEIPASKIPAFKPGKALKDGIK, via the coding sequence ATGAATAAATCGGATCTGATTACACAAGTAGCTGAATCTACTGAGCTTTCCAAGAAGGATGCAACTAAAGCGGTTGATGCCGTTTTCGATGCAATCTCCGAAGCATTGCAAAGTGGAGATAAGGTACAGCTGGTCGGCTTTGGCAACTTCGAGGTTCGCGAGCGTTCCGCACGCAAAGGCCGCAACCCGCAAACAGGTGAAGAAATCGAAATCCCTGCGAGCAAAATTCCTGCATTTAAACCTGGTAAAGCGCTCAAAGACGGAATCAAATAA
- a CDS encoding polyprenyl synthetase family protein — protein sequence MKRFDIFGTLKKDMDVIEKELYLSVEGDSPELTETSLHLLRAGGKRLRPVFVLMGGKFGDYDIDKLKHVAVPLEMIHSASLVHDDVIDDADTRRGKPTVKAKWDNRIAMYTGDYIYGKALELTTQLKQPEIHQILAKAMVEMSIGEMEQIRDFFNTDQDVRRYLLRIRRKTSLLIAVSCQLGALAADADRKVANSLYRFGYNVGMAFQIQDDLLDLCGTEKQIGKPPGSDMRQGNITLPVIFALEDSKRRESLLQELDRIHALNGQCDVTDAVKLVTSSDGISRSEALADRYIRKALAALDTLPDIKTKKQLRDIANFITKRSY from the coding sequence ATGAAACGATTTGACATATTCGGAACCTTAAAAAAAGATATGGACGTTATTGAGAAGGAACTCTATCTCAGCGTCGAAGGCGACAGCCCAGAGCTAACCGAGACTTCCTTGCATCTGCTTAGAGCAGGAGGCAAGCGACTCCGTCCTGTTTTTGTGCTGATGGGCGGTAAGTTCGGCGACTATGACATTGACAAGCTGAAGCATGTGGCCGTCCCGCTCGAGATGATTCACAGTGCATCGCTCGTTCATGATGACGTGATCGATGATGCGGACACGCGGCGAGGTAAGCCAACGGTAAAGGCGAAGTGGGACAACCGGATTGCCATGTATACCGGCGACTATATATACGGCAAGGCGCTGGAGTTGACGACCCAACTGAAGCAGCCAGAGATTCATCAAATTCTCGCCAAGGCCATGGTCGAGATGTCCATCGGGGAAATGGAGCAGATTCGTGATTTCTTTAATACTGATCAGGACGTCAGAAGGTACCTTCTGCGTATTCGCCGCAAAACGTCGCTCTTGATTGCCGTCAGCTGCCAGCTCGGAGCACTGGCTGCGGATGCGGACCGCAAGGTCGCAAACAGCCTGTATCGATTCGGATATAACGTCGGCATGGCCTTTCAGATTCAGGATGATCTTCTGGATCTGTGCGGGACGGAGAAGCAGATTGGCAAACCGCCGGGGAGCGATATGAGGCAGGGGAATATTACGCTGCCCGTTATATTTGCTCTCGAAGATAGCAAACGGAGGGAGTCGCTGCTGCAAGAGCTGGATCGGATTCATGCACTGAATGGCCAGTGTGATGTGACTGACGCCGTGAAGCTTGTAACCTCAAGCGATGGTATATCGAGATCTGAGGCGCTCGCTGATCGGTATATCCGTAAAGCATTGGCCGCATTGGATACATTGCCTGACATCAAGACCAAAAAACAGCTTAGAGATATCGCAAATTTTATTACAAAGCGGTCATATTAG
- the mtrB gene encoding trp RNA-binding attenuation protein MtrB, translated as MENVQNGDYFIVKALDHGVQVIGLTRGQDTRFHHTEKLDKGEVIIAQFTDHTSAVKIRGKAEVMTKHGKIESGI; from the coding sequence ATGGAAAACGTTCAAAACGGGGATTATTTTATCGTCAAAGCGCTGGACCATGGCGTGCAGGTGATCGGCCTTACCCGCGGTCAGGACACCCGGTTTCATCATACCGAGAAGCTGGACAAAGGCGAGGTCATTATCGCACAGTTCACGGATCATACGTCTGCGGTGAAAATACGCGGCAAAGCAGAGGTCATGACCAAGCACGGGAAAATTGAATCCGGCATCTGA
- a CDS encoding 1,4-dihydroxy-2-naphthoate polyprenyltransferase — MGIRAFFKLVEIQTKVASMIPFLFGTLYALFRFQQFDGYHFALMLASLLSFDMATTAINNYYDYKKAIKKNGFGYEQHNAIVRYNLKEPAVVSVIIVLLLTAVGAGIALFLSTGWLILLLGGLSFAVGILYSFGPIPISRMPLGELFSGLFMGFVILFISAWIHAEGGHLAVLDLQGGVLSLQVNLPEVLLLLVVSLPAILGIANIMLANNICDMDEDMENKRYTLPVYIGFRPSLKLFRILYCLAYLDLVALLLMKVHPVLILLVFVTLVPVYKKSALFTAHPSKEKTFVIAVQNFVLMNLARIAALGVAVAWTSRSLF; from the coding sequence ATGGGAATCCGGGCTTTTTTTAAACTGGTGGAAATACAGACAAAGGTAGCCAGCATGATTCCGTTCCTGTTCGGCACTTTGTATGCGTTGTTTCGTTTTCAGCAGTTCGATGGGTATCATTTTGCCCTGATGCTGGCATCATTGCTGTCGTTTGATATGGCAACGACGGCCATCAATAACTATTACGACTATAAAAAAGCGATTAAAAAGAACGGGTTCGGTTACGAGCAGCACAATGCCATTGTACGTTATAACCTCAAGGAGCCTGCGGTCGTCTCCGTCATCATCGTACTGCTATTGACAGCCGTTGGTGCAGGGATTGCGCTGTTCTTATCTACGGGCTGGTTAATCCTGCTGCTGGGGGGATTGTCTTTTGCCGTAGGGATATTATATTCGTTCGGACCGATTCCGATCTCGCGGATGCCGCTAGGCGAGCTGTTCTCCGGATTGTTTATGGGATTTGTCATCCTATTTATTTCGGCATGGATCCATGCCGAGGGTGGCCATCTGGCGGTTCTGGATCTCCAGGGCGGCGTTCTGTCCCTTCAGGTGAACCTTCCCGAGGTACTGCTGCTGCTGGTGGTATCACTGCCGGCCATTCTGGGGATTGCCAACATCATGCTGGCCAACAACATCTGCGACATGGATGAGGATATGGAGAACAAGCGGTATACGCTGCCCGTATATATAGGATTCAGGCCATCTCTAAAGCTGTTCCGAATTCTGTACTGCCTTGCTTATCTGGATCTGGTGGCTCTTCTCCTGATGAAGGTGCATCCCGTGTTAATTCTTCTGGTGTTCGTCACCCTTGTCCCGGTTTATAAAAAAAGCGCACTGTTCACCGCCCATCCTTCCAAAGAGAAGACATTTGTGATCGCGGTGCAAAATTTCGTCCTCATGAATCTGGCGAGGATCGCTGCGCTGGGAGTAGCCGTGGCATGGACATCTCGATCGTTATTCTAA
- a CDS encoding demethylmenaquinone methyltransferase gives MSKHDGKNPKEQYVHSVFESISGKYDMMNDILSFRRHKAWRKFTMKKMNMRHGDTAIDLCCGTCDWTISMAQASESGHIVGLDFSEGMLNVGRGKVAKHGLDQQVELVQGNAMSLPFEDNQFDYATIGFGLRNVPDYMQVLHEMKRVVKPGGMVVCLELSKPTWQPFKGIYYFYFQQVLPRMGKLVAKRYEQYKWLPESLALFPGREELAEAFRQTGLQQVQAYPLTGGIAALHIGIKENLDV, from the coding sequence ATGAGTAAGCATGACGGCAAAAATCCAAAAGAGCAATACGTCCATTCCGTCTTTGAAAGCATTTCGGGAAAATATGATATGATGAATGATATTCTCAGCTTTCGAAGACATAAAGCTTGGCGCAAGTTTACGATGAAGAAGATGAACATGCGCCATGGCGATACGGCCATCGATCTATGCTGCGGTACTTGCGACTGGACGATTAGTATGGCACAGGCAAGTGAATCCGGACACATAGTTGGACTCGATTTCAGTGAGGGGATGCTGAATGTCGGCCGGGGCAAGGTTGCCAAACATGGGCTGGACCAACAGGTGGAGCTGGTTCAGGGAAACGCCATGAGCCTGCCGTTCGAAGACAATCAGTTCGACTACGCGACGATCGGTTTCGGTCTTCGCAATGTACCGGATTACATGCAGGTTCTGCATGAGATGAAACGCGTGGTTAAGCCTGGCGGGATGGTTGTATGTTTGGAACTGTCCAAGCCGACTTGGCAGCCGTTCAAAGGCATTTATTATTTCTACTTTCAACAAGTGCTGCCTCGGATGGGGAAACTGGTAGCCAAGCGTTACGAGCAGTATAAGTGGCTGCCAGAATCGCTGGCGTTGTTCCCAGGACGAGAGGAGCTTGCCGAAGCTTTCCGTCAGACCGGACTTCAACAGGTTCAGGCCTATCCCTTGACTGGTGGCATAGCAGCCTTACATATTGGGATCAAGGAGAATCTGGATGTTTAA
- a CDS encoding UbiA-like polyprenyltransferase, giving the protein MFKKIGTYLEMIKVEHTLFALPFAFMGAILGSAVVFDQLPSWGDIGWIFLAMFGARSAAFGLNRLTDQHIDAKNPRTASRAIPAGLLKPLEVILFIILSFAVFFWATYMLDPFAFRLLPIAIFMLIIYSYTKRFTWLCHLVLGLTTALAPLGGWVAVTGQIDWKAIVFYIALAFWTAGFDIVYACQDEKFDAKEKLYSIPSRFGLHKALWFARGFHVVTAIGFIILFFVTPVGWWYLIGMVIACGILFYQHYILSPNDMSRLQTAFFTMNSTLSIILFVFTLIDLVVRYI; this is encoded by the coding sequence ATGTTTAAGAAAATAGGAACTTATCTTGAAATGATTAAAGTGGAGCATACACTGTTTGCTCTGCCTTTCGCTTTTATGGGGGCGATTCTAGGATCGGCCGTCGTGTTTGACCAGCTACCATCCTGGGGAGATATCGGATGGATCTTTCTTGCCATGTTCGGTGCACGCAGCGCTGCGTTCGGATTGAATCGGCTCACGGATCAGCATATCGATGCCAAGAACCCCCGCACCGCAAGTCGCGCCATTCCGGCAGGCCTGCTAAAACCGCTGGAAGTTATCTTATTCATTATTCTGTCTTTCGCGGTGTTTTTCTGGGCCACTTACATGCTGGATCCGTTTGCATTCCGTTTGCTGCCTATCGCTATTTTTATGCTTATTATTTATTCATATACCAAACGGTTTACTTGGCTTTGCCATCTGGTGCTCGGGCTTACAACGGCGCTTGCTCCGCTTGGCGGATGGGTTGCGGTAACCGGTCAAATCGACTGGAAGGCCATTGTATTCTATATCGCGCTTGCGTTCTGGACGGCGGGATTTGATATTGTTTACGCGTGCCAGGATGAGAAGTTTGATGCAAAAGAAAAGCTGTACTCGATTCCTTCCCGGTTCGGTTTGCATAAAGCGTTGTGGTTCGCACGCGGTTTTCACGTAGTAACGGCTATCGGCTTTATCATTCTTTTCTTTGTCACACCGGTTGGCTGGTGGTATCTGATCGGCATGGTCATCGCCTGCGGAATTTTGTTCTATCAGCATTACATCTTGTCGCCAAACGATATGAGCCGTCTGCAAACCGCCTTTTTTACGATGAACAGTACACTGAGCATCATTCTGTTTGTATTCACTCTGATTGATTTGGTGGTGCGGTATATCTGA
- a CDS encoding UbiX family flavin prenyltransferase, producing the protein MKSLRRKSWVVGITGASGSIYGVRLTESLLSLGYDVQLIISNAGWRVLKEEMGFQAGNREEVLAEKFGGYEGSVIYHPISDIGATIASGSYLVEGMIIMPCSMGTLSSVAHGSSDNLMGRAADVMMKEGRPLVLVPRETPLHAIHLENMLALAKLGVKIIPAMPAFYYGPKTIDDIVNFLVGKVLDSLRIDHQLYTRWGE; encoded by the coding sequence ATGAAATCCTTGCGCAGAAAAAGCTGGGTTGTCGGGATAACGGGAGCCAGCGGCAGCATATACGGAGTTCGCCTTACGGAGAGCCTGCTCTCGCTGGGCTATGATGTGCAGTTGATCATTTCCAATGCGGGATGGCGTGTTCTGAAGGAGGAAATGGGCTTTCAGGCAGGCAACCGCGAAGAAGTGCTGGCCGAGAAATTCGGCGGATATGAGGGGAGTGTCATCTACCATCCGATCTCCGACATCGGGGCAACGATAGCCAGTGGATCTTACCTTGTGGAAGGCATGATCATCATGCCATGCTCTATGGGGACATTATCCTCGGTCGCTCACGGCTCTTCCGACAATCTGATGGGACGCGCCGCGGATGTGATGATGAAAGAAGGCCGTCCTCTGGTGCTTGTCCCGAGAGAAACGCCTCTGCATGCGATTCACCTGGAGAACATGCTGGCGCTGGCCAAACTTGGCGTCAAAATCATTCCCGCGATGCCTGCGTTCTATTACGGACCGAAGACCATTGATGATATCGTGAATTTTCTGGTCGGCAAGGTATTGGACAGCTTGCGCATTGATCATCAATTGTATACGAGATGGGGAGAATAG
- a CDS encoding DoxX family membrane protein, translating to MAKQYRDGQYIVVPENPVSMFLFSSTRSAWIWLLVRLYLGYAWLTSGLKKLTAEAWTGSEAGAAIQGFVGGALAKAEEGKDVTGWYASFLEGFVLPNAKLFSYMVAFGEVLVGLGLILGLLTGIAAFFGGLMNASFLFAGTVSSNPLLFILATWLVMAWKVAGWYGLDRWALPLLGTPWSRRRKDQNIPE from the coding sequence ATGGCTAAACAATACAGAGACGGACAGTATATCGTGGTCCCTGAAAATCCGGTATCCATGTTTTTGTTCAGCAGTACGCGCTCGGCGTGGATATGGCTGCTTGTGAGGCTGTATCTCGGATACGCCTGGTTAACGTCGGGATTGAAAAAGCTGACGGCTGAAGCCTGGACGGGAAGCGAAGCCGGAGCGGCCATTCAGGGATTTGTCGGGGGAGCGCTGGCTAAGGCGGAAGAGGGGAAGGACGTCACGGGATGGTATGCTTCTTTTCTCGAAGGATTTGTGCTCCCTAACGCCAAGCTGTTTTCGTATATGGTGGCCTTCGGTGAGGTATTGGTCGGACTCGGGCTGATATTGGGTCTGCTGACGGGGATTGCCGCGTTTTTCGGCGGATTAATGAATGCCAGCTTTTTATTCGCGGGCACGGTAAGCTCCAATCCATTATTGTTTATCCTGGCTACCTGGCTCGTAATGGCCTGGAAAGTGGCGGGCTGGTATGGTCTGGACCGCTGGGCGCTGCCGCTGCTGGGTACGCCTTGGAGCCGCAGGCGGAAGGATCAGAACATCCCGGAATAA
- a CDS encoding heptaprenyl diphosphate synthase component 1 has protein sequence MKSYRVPELAEKYLNYDMIQNHTELPNFPDARVHLLYIFLKDSGRNLAGHEELYALVTSLVQVGLDTHESIDVTEGNQGEAMMRSRQLKVLAGDYFSSRFYQLLALKGEIAVISLLSKAVSDVNVMKMRLYGKMKKTLLPSEEYLRLTVQLNMQLFLSFTPLLEVSVQETWEKLLKEITECETLVQEMERCATPEVGRCGYVYWHLIESGSDEERKMLVGKKTDMKDWRKLILKHKVSEKLLDKLRESVNAVQLLLANRVGESPYAGMLDPFLKRLSTYRCVVSEG, from the coding sequence ATGAAATCGTATCGCGTACCAGAACTGGCAGAGAAATATTTAAATTATGATATGATTCAGAACCACACGGAACTTCCGAATTTTCCGGATGCCCGTGTTCATTTGCTATACATATTTTTAAAGGATTCGGGACGAAATCTTGCCGGACATGAAGAATTGTACGCACTGGTTACCTCACTGGTTCAGGTGGGACTCGATACGCATGAGAGCATCGACGTTACGGAGGGCAATCAAGGAGAGGCGATGATGCGATCCCGGCAGTTAAAAGTGCTTGCAGGGGATTATTTCAGCAGCCGTTTTTATCAACTCCTTGCCTTAAAGGGCGAAATTGCTGTCATCTCGCTTCTTAGCAAGGCTGTCAGCGATGTTAATGTGATGAAGATGAGATTATACGGCAAAATGAAAAAAACGCTGCTGCCTTCTGAAGAATATCTACGGCTAACGGTACAGCTGAATATGCAGCTGTTTCTTTCTTTTACTCCGCTGCTTGAAGTGTCCGTACAAGAAACATGGGAGAAGCTGCTCAAGGAAATTACGGAATGTGAGACGCTTGTGCAGGAGATGGAACGCTGTGCGACGCCTGAAGTCGGCAGATGTGGTTACGTGTACTGGCATCTGATCGAGTCAGGGAGCGACGAGGAACGGAAGATGCTGGTTGGCAAGAAAACGGATATGAAGGACTGGAGGAAGCTGATCCTGAAGCACAAGGTTTCGGAGAAACTGCTGGACAAGCTGCGCGAGTCCGTAAATGCCGTACAGCTGCTGCTGGCAAACCGTGTAGGAGAGAGCCCGTACGCCGGTATGCTGGACCCGTTCCTGAAACGGCTAAGCACGTACCGGTGCGTCGTAAGTGAAGGGTAG